ATTGTAGCCGACGAGTCCGAGCTGTAAGCGCAACGCCTCGTGCAACGCGAACGTCTGCGTGAGCGAATAGTCGAGATTGAAGGTGTCACCGGGATGAATTCCGGTGCCCTCCTGCTCGGTGTGGAATTCGTACATCTGGAAGGCGGAGAGTGCCGTCGCCTTGTTCTCCGTCAGGTAGAACGTCTCGCCGCCCGAGACGGTGGACGTCCAGTAACCGGACCCGACGTTGTCGTTGGCGCCCGCGCTGAATCTGCCTGTGGGCGCCAAGAATCCGTAGACGGCGCGAACGTCGGTGCGTGGCTTCCTCCAGGCGAGGATCAGCGGCTGATAGTACGAGTCGGCCAATCCTTCTCCCCCGCTGAGTTCTCCCCGGCCGGTCGCGGTGAGCGAATTGTTGGCGACCGGCACCGTGGCGGAGGCGGAAGGGACCGCACCACCCAACAGCCAAATTTCCGAGTCTCCGACCCAGACTAAAGTGTTCAAGTCCATCAGCACGGACTGCCGCCCTGTGGCGAGGACCTCACCATTGGGGCCCCGTAGTTGGTCGCGAGAGTAGAACAAGAGCGCGTTAGCATAACTGAAGCCGGCGCCTGGCGTGACTCCGGAGTTGGTCGCGTTCATGCCGAGCGGGTATACCCCCCTGACCTGCGCTCGGCCCGGCGAAGCGAACGCGACGACGGCCACGACCAGGCCAACCCATGTCGACCACGAAGCCGCAATGTCTCGTCTCACCGATCGGCGGTCAGTCCTGG
The Deltaproteobacteria bacterium genome window above contains:
- a CDS encoding transporter, with protein sequence MNATNSGVTPGAGFSYANALLFYSRDQLRGPNGEVLATGRQSVLMDLNTLVWVGDSEIWLLGGAVPSASATVPVANNSLTATGRGELSGGEGLADSYYQPLILAWRKPRTDVRAVYGFLAPTGRFSAGANDNVGSGYWTSTVSGGETFYLTENKATALSAFQMYEFHTEQEGTGIHPGDTFNLDYSLTQTFALHEALRLQLGLVGYNQWQTTDKTGPNVTPTEANAHYVVNALGFACNVVLPVWKVNTGFKYFKEFANRSTFQGYSLQFTVAVKF